One genomic window of Pseudomonas aeruginosa includes the following:
- a CDS encoding winged helix-turn-helix domain-containing protein — protein MTISKTKSSFYRRLYVAYLIDSGTASVPEIMAATGMPRRTAQDTIAALEELDIVCEFEQREGARNHQGGYVIRDWGAVRREWVVEQHRRIAAALEYPAQ, from the coding sequence ATGACCATCAGCAAGACCAAGTCCAGCTTCTACCGCCGCCTCTACGTCGCCTACCTGATCGACAGCGGCACCGCCAGCGTGCCGGAGATCATGGCCGCCACCGGCATGCCCCGGCGTACCGCACAGGACACCATCGCCGCGCTGGAGGAACTGGACATCGTCTGCGAGTTCGAGCAGCGGGAGGGTGCGCGCAACCACCAGGGCGGCTATGTCATCCGCGACTGGGGGGCGGTACGGCGGGAGTGGGTGGTCGAGCAGCATCGGCGAATCGCGGCGGCGCTGGAGTATCCGGCGCAATGA
- a CDS encoding bile acid:sodium symporter family protein — MSRPRFLPDNFTLALIATVLLATFLPCSGQTAVVFEWVTNIGIGLLFFLHGAKLSRQAIIAGMTHWRLHLLVFACTFVMFPLLGLALKPALSPMVTPELYLGILFLCALPATVQSSIAFTSLARGNVPAAVCSASVSSLLGVFLTPLLVKLLLGAEGETGNALDAIGKITLQLLVPFIAGQVLRRWIGTWVERNKPVLRYVDQGSILLVVYTAFSAAVIQGLWHEVPWLALLGLTVACCVILALALVLTTVLARRLGFSKEDEITIVFCGSKKSLATGVPMAKVLFATSVVGPMVLPLMLFHQIQLMVCAVLAQRYARRRDDAAAALAEAPSR, encoded by the coding sequence ATGTCCCGACCGCGTTTCCTTCCGGATAACTTCACCCTGGCGCTGATCGCCACCGTCCTTCTCGCCACTTTCCTGCCCTGCAGCGGCCAGACCGCCGTGGTCTTCGAATGGGTGACCAACATCGGCATCGGCCTGCTGTTCTTCCTCCACGGCGCCAAGCTGTCGCGCCAGGCGATCATCGCCGGCATGACCCACTGGCGCCTGCACCTGCTGGTGTTCGCCTGCACCTTCGTGATGTTCCCGCTGCTCGGCCTGGCGCTGAAACCGGCACTGTCGCCGATGGTCACCCCGGAGCTGTACCTCGGCATCCTGTTCCTCTGCGCCCTGCCGGCCACGGTGCAATCCTCCATCGCCTTCACCTCGCTGGCGCGCGGCAACGTGCCGGCAGCGGTATGCAGCGCTTCCGTGTCGAGCCTGCTCGGCGTATTCCTTACCCCGCTGCTGGTCAAGCTGCTGCTCGGCGCCGAAGGCGAGACCGGCAACGCGCTGGACGCCATCGGCAAGATCACCCTGCAACTGCTGGTACCCTTCATCGCTGGCCAGGTCCTGCGGCGCTGGATCGGCACCTGGGTGGAGCGCAACAAGCCGGTGCTGCGCTATGTCGACCAGGGCTCGATCCTGCTGGTGGTCTACACCGCCTTCAGCGCCGCGGTGATCCAGGGCCTGTGGCACGAAGTACCCTGGCTGGCGCTGCTCGGCCTGACCGTCGCCTGCTGCGTGATCCTCGCCCTGGCCCTGGTGCTGACCACGGTGCTGGCGCGACGCCTGGGCTTCAGCAAGGAAGACGAGATCACCATCGTCTTCTGCGGTTCGAAGAAGAGCCTGGCCACCGGCGTGCCCATGGCCAAGGTGCTGTTCGCCACCAGTGTGGTGGGACCGATGGTGTTGCCGCTGATGCTGTTCCACCAGATCCAGCTGATGGTCTGCGCGGTACTCGCGCAACGCTACGCCAGGCGCCGCGACGACGCAGCGGCGGCGCTGGCCGAGGCCCCCTCGCGCTGA
- a CDS encoding siderophore-interacting protein — translation MSQPAYRLFNVELKRREQLSPALTRFVFGGPEVAEMKTLAADQRIKIFFPDASGQPPSLPGGSEWYQAYRSVEPARRPPMRTYTIRALRAEQEEVDVEFVLHGENGPASAWATHARIGDRLQLAAPNRQYGDDPGGYEWKPPAGVRHILLIADETALPAVAGILEELAGEAEPPVVEAFLEVPGEADILDLPAIPGARLHWLPRHQAGIHSRNGERMIEAARQARLPEREVAGGAAQELEDIDIDEEILWELASPESGSFYAWVAGESAAVMAIRRYLVQERGIDKRHLTLMGYWRLGKVLD, via the coding sequence ATGTCGCAACCCGCCTATCGTCTGTTCAATGTCGAACTCAAGCGCCGTGAGCAACTCAGCCCGGCGCTGACCCGCTTCGTCTTCGGCGGTCCGGAGGTCGCCGAGATGAAGACCCTTGCCGCCGACCAGCGGATCAAGATCTTCTTCCCCGATGCCAGCGGCCAGCCGCCCAGCCTGCCCGGCGGCAGCGAGTGGTACCAGGCCTATCGCAGCGTCGAGCCGGCCCGCCGGCCGCCGATGCGTACCTACACCATCCGTGCGCTGCGCGCCGAGCAGGAAGAGGTCGACGTGGAGTTCGTCCTCCACGGCGAGAACGGCCCGGCCTCGGCCTGGGCGACCCACGCGCGGATCGGCGACCGCCTGCAACTGGCCGCGCCCAACCGGCAATACGGCGATGACCCCGGCGGCTACGAATGGAAGCCGCCGGCTGGCGTCCGCCATATCCTGCTGATCGCCGACGAAACCGCCTTGCCCGCGGTGGCGGGAATTCTCGAGGAGCTGGCCGGCGAAGCCGAGCCGCCGGTGGTCGAGGCCTTTCTCGAAGTGCCGGGAGAAGCCGATATCCTCGACCTGCCGGCGATTCCCGGTGCGCGCCTGCACTGGCTGCCGCGCCACCAGGCCGGCATCCATTCGCGCAACGGCGAGCGGATGATCGAGGCGGCGCGCCAGGCGCGGCTGCCGGAGCGCGAGGTGGCGGGTGGTGCGGCCCAGGAGCTGGAGGACATCGATATCGACGAGGAGATCCTCTGGGAACTGGCGAGCCCCGAGAGCGGCAGTTTCTACGCCTGGGTCGCCGGCGAGTCGGCGGCGGTGATGGCGATCCGGCGCTACCTGGTGCAGGAGCGCGGTATCGACAAGCGTCATCTGACCCTGATGGGCTATTGGCGCCTGGGCAAGGTGCTCGACTGA
- a CDS encoding Lrp/AsnC family transcriptional regulator produces the protein MSIPLDIYDQRILALLQEESSLSTADIAERIGLSQSPCWRRIQRLKEEGVIRKQVTLLDRKKIGLNTQVFAQIKLNAHGRKNLTDFAEAMHQFPEVLECHVLMGAVDFMLRIVTRDIESYERFFFEKLSAVPGIQEVNSIVALSEIKSTTTLPLLAP, from the coding sequence ATGTCCATTCCATTGGATATCTACGATCAGCGTATTCTTGCGTTGCTGCAGGAGGAATCCTCGCTTTCCACCGCCGACATCGCCGAGCGCATCGGACTTTCCCAGTCGCCCTGCTGGCGGCGCATCCAGCGCCTGAAGGAGGAGGGGGTGATCCGCAAGCAGGTGACCCTGCTCGACCGCAAGAAGATCGGCCTGAATACCCAGGTATTCGCCCAGATTAAGCTCAACGCCCATGGGCGCAAGAACCTCACCGATTTCGCCGAGGCGATGCACCAGTTTCCCGAGGTGCTGGAGTGCCACGTACTGATGGGCGCGGTGGACTTCATGCTGCGTATCGTCACCCGCGATATCGAATCCTACGAACGCTTTTTCTTCGAGAAACTGTCGGCGGTGCCGGGCATCCAGGAAGTGAACTCCATCGTCGCCTTGTCGGAAATCAAATCCACCACTACCTTGCCCCTGCTCGCTCCCTGA
- a CDS encoding DUF1127 domain-containing protein: MTRLSAKSERRQRLDGPFPLAAMDNLAQALRRGYRLARQRQLTRRALLDLEAAELKDIGLSAEQAREEASLAFWQAGKSGGRKA; this comes from the coding sequence ATGACGCGACTCAGTGCGAAATCCGAGCGCCGCCAACGCCTCGATGGCCCCTTCCCACTCGCCGCGATGGACAACCTGGCGCAGGCCCTGCGTCGCGGCTATCGCCTGGCCCGGCAACGCCAGCTGACCCGGCGCGCGCTGCTGGACCTGGAAGCGGCGGAACTGAAGGATATCGGCCTGAGCGCCGAGCAGGCCCGCGAGGAAGCCTCGCTGGCGTTCTGGCAGGCAGGAAAATCCGGCGGGAGGAAGGCATGA
- a CDS encoding thiamine pyrophosphate-binding protein, with translation MSDSLPQRNGGQILIEALRRNAVDTVYCIPGESYLPVLDALYDADGIRTVVTRHEGAASNMADAYGKLTGRPGICFVTRGPGATHAANGVHTAQQDSTPMILFVGQVESAFKGREAFQEVDYVQMFSGLAKWAVEIDRIERIPEIVGRAFSVATSGRPGPVVVALPEEILFGSAQVADAPVPRVLPGRPGATAMAELRELLANARRPLLVLGGSGWDGAARKRLGAFVEANGLPVATSFRRQDLFDNRDPHYAGQLGFGAAPALLERLRQADLLLVVGARLGETPSAGYSLVRSPAPAQTLVHVHPDSAELNRVYLARLPIQATPCTFAEALADLAPLPSSTWQDWREAAHADYLAYSTPAASDPAIQGVDLASVVAYLSENLPDDAVIANGAGNYAVWVHRFYRYRQARTQLAPTNGAMGYGLPAAIAASLRDPQRSVVCFAGDGCFMMYPQELATAAQFGATPVVIVVNNGMLGTIRMHQEREYPGRVSATRLDNPDFVALARAFGAHAERVECSADFPAAFRRARESGRPALLELLTDPRQITPQARLA, from the coding sequence ATGTCCGACTCCCTTCCCCAGCGCAACGGCGGGCAGATCCTGATAGAGGCATTGCGGCGCAATGCCGTCGATACCGTCTACTGCATCCCCGGGGAAAGCTACCTGCCGGTGCTCGACGCGCTGTACGACGCCGACGGCATCCGCACCGTCGTCACCCGCCACGAGGGTGCCGCCTCGAACATGGCCGATGCCTACGGCAAGCTGACCGGCCGACCAGGCATCTGCTTCGTCACCCGCGGCCCCGGTGCCACCCATGCGGCGAATGGCGTGCACACGGCGCAGCAGGACTCGACGCCGATGATCCTGTTCGTCGGCCAGGTGGAAAGCGCCTTCAAGGGCCGCGAGGCGTTCCAGGAAGTCGACTACGTGCAGATGTTCTCGGGCCTGGCGAAGTGGGCCGTGGAAATCGACCGTATCGAACGCATCCCGGAGATCGTCGGCCGCGCCTTCAGCGTCGCCACCTCGGGCCGACCGGGCCCGGTCGTGGTCGCCCTGCCCGAGGAAATCCTCTTTGGTTCCGCGCAGGTCGCCGATGCGCCGGTGCCAAGGGTGCTTCCGGGGCGGCCGGGCGCCACGGCGATGGCAGAACTGCGCGAACTGCTGGCGAACGCCAGGCGGCCCCTGCTGGTACTTGGCGGCAGCGGCTGGGACGGCGCCGCCAGGAAACGGCTAGGCGCCTTCGTCGAGGCCAATGGCCTACCGGTGGCCACCTCGTTCCGTCGCCAGGACCTGTTCGACAACCGTGACCCGCACTACGCCGGGCAACTGGGCTTCGGCGCGGCGCCGGCACTATTGGAGCGGCTGCGCCAGGCCGACCTGCTGCTGGTGGTCGGGGCGCGCCTGGGCGAAACGCCGAGCGCCGGCTACAGCCTGGTGCGTAGTCCGGCCCCCGCGCAGACGCTGGTCCACGTGCATCCGGACAGCGCGGAACTGAACCGCGTCTACCTGGCGCGACTGCCGATCCAGGCCACCCCGTGTACCTTCGCCGAGGCCCTGGCCGACCTCGCGCCGTTGCCCTCGAGCACCTGGCAGGACTGGCGCGAAGCCGCCCATGCCGACTACCTGGCCTACTCGACCCCGGCCGCGAGCGACCCCGCCATCCAGGGCGTCGACCTGGCGTCCGTGGTCGCGTACCTCAGCGAAAACCTGCCGGACGACGCGGTGATCGCCAACGGTGCCGGCAACTATGCCGTCTGGGTGCATCGCTTCTACCGCTATCGCCAGGCCCGCACGCAGTTGGCGCCGACCAACGGCGCCATGGGCTACGGCCTGCCCGCCGCGATCGCCGCCAGCCTGCGCGATCCGCAGCGCAGCGTGGTGTGCTTCGCCGGCGACGGCTGTTTCATGATGTATCCGCAGGAGCTGGCGACCGCCGCGCAGTTCGGCGCGACGCCGGTGGTGATCGTGGTCAACAACGGCATGCTCGGCACCATCCGCATGCATCAGGAACGCGAATATCCCGGGCGGGTATCCGCCACCCGCCTGGACAACCCCGACTTCGTCGCCCTGGCGCGAGCCTTCGGCGCCCACGCCGAACGAGTGGAATGCAGCGCCGACTTCCCCGCCGCGTTCCGCCGCGCCCGCGAAAGCGGACGCCCGGCGCTGCTGGAGCTGCTGACCGACCCACGCCAGATCACGCCGCAGGCGCGCCTCGCCTGA
- a CDS encoding class I SAM-dependent methyltransferase → MGRFVGKQADGYETRIGRLLPGYELLHLLSRAQLLARLPERARLLSVGCGAGGELAELAGLRPGWRFVAADLSADMLALARQRCARLGLLERIELHCGDVAGLPPAPPCDAALVLLVLHFLRGDQAKRRFLEAVAERLAPAAPLLLANLMEARDAFERPVQAEACRLAGLSPEDSDGMLQRLREDFDPLSEQRLGELLEDTGFVLPSRYFQAVGYQAWIAFRAG, encoded by the coding sequence ATGGGCCGCTTCGTCGGGAAACAGGCGGACGGCTACGAGACGCGGATCGGCCGCCTGTTGCCGGGCTACGAGTTGCTGCACCTGCTCAGTCGCGCGCAGTTGCTGGCCCGTCTGCCGGAACGGGCGCGCCTGCTCAGCGTCGGCTGCGGCGCCGGCGGCGAACTGGCGGAGCTGGCAGGGTTGCGTCCAGGCTGGCGTTTCGTCGCGGCGGACCTGTCGGCCGACATGCTCGCCCTGGCCCGCCAGCGCTGCGCCAGGCTCGGCCTGCTGGAGCGGATCGAGCTGCACTGCGGCGACGTCGCCGGGCTACCGCCTGCGCCGCCTTGCGATGCGGCGCTGGTCCTGCTGGTGCTGCATTTCCTGCGCGGCGACCAGGCCAAGCGGCGCTTCCTCGAGGCGGTCGCCGAGCGTCTGGCGCCAGCGGCGCCGTTGCTGCTGGCCAACCTGATGGAAGCCCGGGACGCCTTCGAACGCCCGGTGCAGGCCGAGGCCTGCCGTTTGGCCGGGCTTTCCCCGGAGGACAGCGACGGCATGCTGCAACGCTTGCGCGAGGATTTCGATCCGTTGTCCGAGCAGCGCCTCGGCGAACTGCTGGAAGACACCGGCTTCGTCCTGCCCAGCCGCTATTTCCAGGCCGTGGGCTACCAGGCCTGGATCGCCTTCCGCGCCGGCTGA
- a CDS encoding PLP-dependent aminotransferase family protein — MTLYLQLAETLGSRIEQGLYRPGDRLPSVRAMSIEHGVSLSTVQQAYRLLEDRGLAEPRPKSGYFVPAARQMPPLPAIARLAQRPVEISQWEQVLALVSTVPRPDVVQLGRGMPDISSPSLKPLTRSLARLNRHADARALAYDGIHGSPLLREEVARLLVDSGCRATASDVVITTGCHEALSVSIRAVCEPGDIVAVESPSFHGAMQSLKGLGMKALEIPTDPVNGISLEALELALEQWPIKAIQVTPNCNNPLGYIMPESRKRALLALAQRYDVAIIEDDVYGDLAYTYPRPRTIKSYDDDGRVLLCGSFSKVLAPGLRIGWMVPGRYADRVLHMKYISTGASALQPQLAIAEFIGNGHYEPHLRRMRAQYQRGRDLMIDWVARYFPEGTRASRPQGGFLLWVELDEAFDTLRLDKALRNRGVQVAVGCIFSASGKYRNCLRMNYAALPTPAIEQAVRRVGESACELLEPCEA, encoded by the coding sequence ATGACCCTTTATCTGCAACTCGCCGAGACCCTCGGTTCGCGCATCGAACAGGGCCTCTACCGTCCGGGCGACCGGCTGCCCTCGGTGCGGGCCATGAGCATCGAGCACGGCGTCAGCCTGAGCACCGTGCAACAGGCATACAGGCTGCTGGAAGATCGCGGGCTGGCCGAGCCGCGGCCGAAGTCCGGCTATTTCGTACCGGCCGCGCGACAGATGCCGCCGCTGCCGGCGATCGCCCGCCTGGCCCAGCGGCCGGTGGAAATCTCGCAATGGGAGCAGGTGCTGGCCCTGGTCAGCACGGTGCCGCGACCGGACGTGGTCCAGCTCGGCCGCGGCATGCCGGACATCTCCAGCCCTTCGCTGAAACCGCTGACCCGCAGCCTGGCCCGGCTCAACCGCCACGCCGACGCCCGTGCGCTGGCCTACGACGGGATCCACGGCTCGCCGTTGCTGCGCGAGGAAGTCGCCCGCCTGTTGGTGGACTCCGGCTGTCGGGCCACCGCCAGCGACGTGGTGATCACCACCGGCTGCCACGAGGCCCTGTCGGTGAGCATCCGCGCGGTGTGCGAACCGGGCGATATCGTCGCGGTGGAGTCGCCGAGCTTCCATGGCGCCATGCAATCGCTGAAAGGCCTCGGCATGAAGGCCCTGGAGATCCCCACCGATCCGGTCAACGGCATCAGCCTGGAAGCCCTCGAACTGGCGCTGGAACAGTGGCCGATCAAGGCCATCCAGGTGACCCCGAACTGCAACAACCCGCTCGGCTACATCATGCCCGAGTCGCGCAAGCGGGCGCTGCTGGCCCTGGCCCAGCGCTACGACGTGGCGATCATCGAGGACGATGTCTACGGCGACCTGGCCTACACTTATCCGCGCCCGCGCACCATCAAGTCGTACGACGACGATGGCCGGGTGCTGCTCTGCGGGTCGTTCTCCAAGGTCCTGGCGCCGGGCCTGCGGATCGGCTGGATGGTACCCGGGCGCTACGCCGACCGCGTGCTGCACATGAAGTACATCAGTACCGGCGCCAGCGCCCTGCAACCGCAACTGGCGATCGCCGAATTCATCGGCAACGGCCACTACGAGCCGCACCTGCGGCGCATGCGCGCCCAGTACCAGCGCGGACGCGACCTGATGATCGACTGGGTGGCGCGCTATTTCCCGGAGGGCACCCGCGCCAGCCGCCCCCAGGGCGGTTTCCTGCTCTGGGTCGAGCTGGACGAGGCGTTCGACACCCTGCGCCTGGACAAGGCCTTGCGCAACCGCGGCGTACAAGTCGCGGTGGGCTGCATCTTCTCCGCTTCCGGCAAGTACCGGAACTGCCTGCGGATGAACTACGCGGCGTTGCCGACCCCGGCCATCGAGCAGGCGGTCAGGCGAGTAGGGGAGAGCGCTTGCGAGCTGCTGGAGCCTTGCGAGGCCTGA